The following is a genomic window from Sphingobium cloacae.
TCGCAGCTTCGGGCCGACTGGGCCAAAACGCGATGATGATGACGGGAGCCCCGATCAAACTTACCCAAGCGGACGCCGCAGACGTTGCAGACCTGTACAACCGTTGCAGCGACTATTTCCTGTTGCAGGACGGGGCCGCGCCCACGCTGGACGATGCTCGCGAGCTTTTCTCCGATGTGCCGCCCGAAAAGAGCGCCCACAATCAAGCTGTCCTGGGATGGAAGGGGCCTGGCGGCCTATATGCAATCGCGGCCATCCTCCGCGATTATCCGCGTGATGGCACATGGTATCTCGGCTTCATGATCGTAGATGCCGCACAGCGTGGTCGTGGCGTCGGACGCTCAATTTACTCGACGGTCGAAAGCTGGGCCGCTGCGAGAGGTGCCACAGAGATTCGGTTGGCCGTGCTGGAAGCGAATGAAGCGGCAGAGCGATTTTGGCGTTCTCTCGGCTTCATTGAGTATCGGCGCGTTGGGCCAGACACCTTCAAAATGCGTAGCCATCGCCGGATAGAACTGAGCCGTCGCCTTTCTGGCGCGACCGTAGAAGGCAGCAACAAGTAAGATCTCGCGCCGGCTATCTGGGCGAGCTTGGCGTAGGATTCCGCCCCCTCCCGCAAACGCCCCCTGGATCAGCGCGTCATTGATCTTTGGGACCGGCTCATGGCCTATGGAGAGAGCGGTTCCGCCCCTCTCCCCGCGATCCGCGATGAAGTGTTGGAGCTGCACGCGGCGATTACCGATGAGGAAAGCCGGCTTGGCCTCATGCGGATATTCAATCTCGTTTGCGACCTGGTGGCCGTGCATCTCCAAGAGACGAACGGCAATGTTGAAGCCTTCGCCCAACACCGCCAGGGCCAGATATGGATGTTCCTGCGCGCGGAATGCCTTGTCGATGGCGTGCTGGACCGGGACCGGCTGCGGTATGTGACCGGGCGCGAGGTGCAGGCCGGTCGCATGACGGAGGATGATCCGCTGCGCCGCTACGCATTGGGCGATGACTCCGCCTTTGATGGGCTTATGGCAGCGCCGCCGCCACAGAAGCGGACGCGCCATTAGGACCGGCTCAAATTCTACGCGCTAGATCCTCTGACCCCGCGAGGATCTAGCTTTCCAAAAAATCAGCCGCCTGGGAAGCCCGTAGAGCGCCATGCCGGCCGAACCCTCCCCGACCTTGCCGAACGTCTGAAATGAGGCCCAGCGGCCCGGAAATCGCGCCTGTGGCGACATTTCCGCCTGCCCTGCCCTCTCGGATTGATCGCTGTCCTATCCGCCTGGCTTTTCTGGAAAGCCAATTGCGACGGTGCCGCTGGCGCTGTGGCTGCGATGGAGGCGCAGCGTTTAAACGATCCCCTTTCTAACAAAAAGCGTGCCGGCGAAGCCGGCTCATCATGGGGATGCCGGGTGGGAGGATCGCTAAAGCGATCCGGGGCGGCCGAAGGCCGCGAGCCGGCGGGGCGAAGCCCCAAGAGGCGGTGTTTTTCTTCTTTCTGATTGTGCCTGAAGCGCGGCGCTGGTGAGTCGCGCTGCCGTTGTCCCGATTTTCGGGACAAGCTGTCCGATCTGGCGGGACGCTGGTGGGTGAAACCACGATGATCCAGCCTCTCGTCATAATCTTCCGCTGAAGTTATCCACAGGTCAGCCTAGTGTTAAAATATGGGTTTAGTGATGTGTTACGGAAATTCGGCCTGCCCGGAAAGGCGCAGAAATCCTCGCTTTTTTGGCAGAAATTTGCCGCGCGGTGAATCCGCTCTGACGAAAAAGCGAATCCAGAGTGACGAAAAGGCGAATCCACTATGACGATAGCGCCAGGCCTTCCCTGCCGCGCTCAAGCGTAATCGAAATGACGATAGCGCGGCGGTGAATCTGAAATGACGATAATCCGCTTGCGTATGTGAAATGACGATAGTAGCCCTAGCGTTAGTGAAATGACGATAGACCCCTCCCCTTCCCTGTTTGACGCGCCGATCGCCGCGCCGGTCTCGGCCGTGGACGGCGACGATCGCACGCCGCTGCTGCCGGTGCGCCATCCCAACCAGGACTTGTTCATCTGCGACGTGCTGGACGCCATCCCCAAGGATGACATGGCCTCAATGGAGCATCCGGTGTTTTCGCTCTCGACCAAGCCCGACAACCGGACGCGGCGCTACGAGCATAACGGCAACGTCATCGAGATTATCCCCTCGGGCAAGGGGCTGGCGACGATCCACGACAAGGACATATTGATCTACTGCATTTCGCAGCTCGTCGCGAAGATGAACCAGGGCGAGCAACCTAGCCGCACGGTGCGCCTGCAAGCCTATGACATGCTCGTCGCCACCAACCGGCAAACCAGCGGCGAAGGCTATCGACTGATGGCCGACGCCCTCACCCGCCTGCGCGGGACCACGGTGCGGACCAATATTCAAACGGGCGGTGTCGAAGAAACGCGGATTTTCGGCCTGATCGAAGAGGCCAAGATCACGCGCAAGACGTTCGATGGCCGGATGCTCGATCTCGAAATCACCCTGTCGGATTGGGTCTATCGCTCGGTCATCAGCAAGAACGTCCTGACGCTCCACCGCGACTATTTCCGGCTCCGCAAGCCGTTCGAGCGGCGCATGTATGAACTGGCGCGCAAGCATTGCGGCGTGAAGGACGAATGGAAGATCGGCCTAGAGTTGCTACAGAAGAAATGCGGCTCGAACAGCCCGCTCCGAGTGTTCCGGGCCTTGGTCAAGAAGGTCTGCGAGCATGACGCCGATCACGGCCATTTCCCCGACTATGCGGTGACGATGGATGATGACGTGATCTTGTTCCGCAACCGCTCGGGCCTCAAATCCAAGCCCGATCCGGTCGCCAGCGCCGGCGACGATGCGCCCTATATCGACCCGGAAACCATGCACGACGCCAAGACGGCCGCGCCAGGCTATGACGTGTATGCGCTCTATGACGAATGGGTGTCGTGGTGGCACGACATGGGCAAGCCCGAACTCAAAAGCCCTGCCGGGGCCTTCCTCGGCTTCTGCAAGAAACGGCACGAACGCAAACCACTACGCTGATCCCCTGCTCTATGCGGGCAAGCGGCCATGTTTACTTACCCGCATGTTTGCATGTGGACATGCTCACTTGCCTACAGGGCTTTCCCCCATCTTGCGAAGCCAGTCGTTGAACGCCTCGGCCATCGCGTCCTGTAGGCTCATGCCGTGCTTGCGGGCGGTCATGTGCATGGCGAAGGACATTTCCGGGCTGAAATAGCCCGTCATGGCCTTCTTGCCCTGACGGCTCGGCGCAACCGGGTTGCTGCTCGATCCGCTGCCGGAGCCTGCGCCAGTGCCACGGGCGATCGGCGCGGCCGCCCTCCCCTCCGGCTCGACCATCGCCGGCGCTGGCGCTGCATCGCGATCCCGCAATGCGAGCAATGATCCCTTCCGGCTCATGCGTTGGCCCTCCGCTTCCTAGATGCTTGCATGTTTACATGCTCGCATGTCCACTTGTAAAGCTGGCGCACCTCATCGGCCGCCTTGCCGCTCGGCTCGATCTCCATCGCCGTCTTGCCCTCGGCCGCCGCGTGGCGAAAGGCGGCGCGATCCGCGATATGGTGGGGGCAGGCGTCAAGCCCATAATCCTGCACGAGCTGCGCGGCTTCGTCATACATGCGCGGCGCGGTCGGGCTTCCCGCCGTGAAGATCACGAAAGCAGGCTTGCCGCGCATCTTCACAAGGCTGGCGGTCGTCTTGATCGCCGCCAAATCGAACGCGCTGGGGCGGCAAGGGATCAACACTAGGTCGGCCGCCTCGACGGCGGCGCTGGCGGCGCTGTCGGCGTGGGGCGGGGTGTCGATTACGATGAACGCCGCGCCCTGGCCCGTCGCCTGCTCGATCTTGGCGGCAAGGCGAGGGGGCGCGCTGTCGATCACGACCGGGGGCGCATCCTGTCGCCATGCCGCCCACTGGCTCGCCGTCGCCTGCGGGTCGACGTCGATCACAAGGGCGGTATGCCCGGAATCCTCGGCGGCGGCGGCCAGGTGCAAGGCGAGGGTGGTTTTCCCCGCGCCGCCCTTCTGGCTGATGATCGCGATTGTTGGCATGTGAATATCCTTACATGATCGCATGTTTGCATGTGGTCATACTGGCTTGCTCCGGTTGCGTCAACGAAACCCCGAACTGGCGCGCAGCGTCAATGAAACCCCGAATTGCGGGGAGGGGAGGGCGGTCTAGCCGTCGTCGCCGCCCTCATCCTCGCTGCCGTCGTCCAGCGGCTCATGCTCCATGCGGCCGTGATCCTCGATCGGGCAAAGCGGCGCTCCGGCCAGCTCAAGCCATTTGCGCGCGGTCCTCACGGTATAGCCGCACGTCGCGCACTCGCATTTGAGCATCCGGGTTTTCTGCTTCTTCGGCGCGGTCGACTCCCCATCGGTGTCGAGACGGGCATGGGGGAGGGGGCCAACGGCGTCCAAGATCGGCGCGACGGCCGCAAGAAACGCCTCGCCGGGGGTGGTGGCGCGCATCGGCCCGACGAGCCCCAGCCCCAGCGCGATCCGTTTAAACGCTTTCCCATGCCCTGCCGGGATGCCGACGGCGGCATGGACCAGCTCATGCGCGAGGATGGCCGCGATCTGCGCCGGCATGGCGTCAGGCGCGTGCGCGAGGTCGGGCCGGATGAAGATTTCAAAATGCCCGTCCGCGCTCAGCCGGTTATCCCAGCACTCGCCGATCGCCTTGCCCTTCCGGCCCGAGCTGGTGAAGCCGATCGCCACGCGGATACGCGCGGGCAGGGGAGCGTCCAACGCCGCGAACAAGGGGGCCATGCCCGCCGCCACCCGATTGAGCCAGCTTTCCCGGTTGTCCTGTTCCATACCTTCTACTCCCTTCAAATCGCCCTGCGGGGCGATGGCTGCGGCCATCGCTCCCGAGTTCGCGCGGAGCAGCCGGCGAGAGAGGGGGGCAGCGGGAATCTGCGGGAGTGGTGCGGGCGGGCGCTTCGCGCCAACCCGGTCCCGCTGATTGCCGTTGCTGGGGAGAGGCGGCCGGGACCGCCTTTCCCCATGCGAACGAACATCATGCCGGCGCACGCCGGCACCATGCCCGAGATCCGCTTGCGATCTCGGCCCCGCCATGTGGGTCGTCACCTTCGGCCAAGACCGCTTGCGGGCTTGGGGAGCGAAGCGAGTAGAGCCACGGTGCCGCGCAGCGGCAGGCGCAGTCTCCTCGCCTAGATTGAAATTGTTGCTCAAATGAGCTACATCGTTCGTCTGACTAGGGAGATTCCAATGGCTGCTACCGCGTTCGTGCGTGCGCGCATCGACGAAACATTGAAGGATGAAGCCGCCGCCGTCCTAGCCGAGCTGGGGCTGACGGTTTCCGATGTGGTCCGCATGACGCTTACGCGGGTCGCCAAGGACCATGCCTTGCCGTTCGAGCTGAAGGTGCCCAACGCCGAGACGCGCGCCGCGATCGAATCGTCCCGCGCGACCATGAAGGCGCGTCGTGCGCGCTTCACCGATCCCAAGGAACTGTTCGATGCCCTCGACCAAGAAGCCCGCCAGCAGTAAGCGGGCTTCGTTCCCAAGAGAGGCATCCTACGAAAAGCGGTTCGTCAAGGATTGGGAGCGGCTGTCGCGCAGCGGCCGCTACAACATGAACCAGCTCAAGGAAGCGATGATGCTGCTCATCGCCAACGATGCGCCGCTTGGCCCGGAATGGCTGGACCACGCCCTCAAGGGCGATTGGAGCGATCATCGCGAGTGCCATATCGGCGGCGATTTCCTGCTGATCTACACGATTGAGGGCAATCTGGTGAACTTCGTGCGCGCGGGAACCCATTCGGAACTGTTCGAGTAATCGGCTCGACGGCCGAACGTTTGGAAGGCAGGGCAATGAACGCCGACGACATGAAGGTCGAAACCTTCGCCTGCGTCTTTGACGCAATCGCCGACACGCCGGAGGAGGCGACGGAGTTGAGGACGCGCGCGGACCTGATGCGGGGCATCACCGCGCGGGTGAAGTCGTGGGACGTGCCGCTGGGCGAGGCCGCCAAGCGGCTCGGGCTGACGCCGCCCCGCCTCAACGACCTCCTGCGCGGGAAGTTTAACAGATTCTCGCTGGATGACCTGATGACCGCCGCGACGGCGGCGGGCATCGCGCCGCCGGCACCGCGCAAAAGCTCGTGGGATGACCTGCGCGGGATAGTGAAGGGCAACGGCGCGCGGTTCACGATCGAGGAAATCAACGACGCCATCGCCGAAGCCGGCGCAGCAGCCGGCATGGCCGGGATGAACGACCATGACGGGGACTGATCGAAACGGCGAAATCCTTTATCCACCGATGGAGGCGGCCGAAATCCGGCGGTGCGCCAGGAGAGCGGTTTGAGCCAGGCCGGGTTTGCGCGCTTGCTGTGGGCGCACAAGCGCACGGTCCAGCGCTGGGAGGCCGGCACGATGCGGCCGACTGGCGCGGCGCTCGCCTTGCTGACGCTGGTGAAGCGGCGCGGCATCCAGATTCTCACCTAGAAGGATTGATAGAATGGCCGGCCATCGCCCCTTTTCCGATCTTATGAAAGATTGGAGTCCCGAGCGCCGCGCGCGTAATGAGGCCCATAAGGCGAAGTTGGAGGCCGAGTTGATGGGCCGCGCTGCTACGCGCGATGCGATCGAAGAACTGGAAGCTGGCAAGGGCGTGCGCTTCACCAGCGTTGAGGCGCTTATGTCTGATCTCCATGATGACGATTGATCGACCCGAAACGGCGGCCGAGTTTTTCGCGCGGCGCTCCAAAGGTCGTGCGGTGGGTGATCTCGACCGCATTCTCGACAAGGTGCCTGATCGGCCGCCGGAACCCGGCGACGAATTGAAGGCTGGACGCCCGATCGCCTACATCGCCGGTAATCGGCGAGGGTGCCGCGAGATCCGCGCACGCGATCTCGCCCGCCATGTGGGCCGGAACCTTGGGCCAGGACCGCTTGCGGGCTTGGGGAGCGCAACGAGTAGGGCCACGGTGCCAGCGCCAGGCGCTTAGATCATTTTGGCTATCAGCCTTGCACTAGTGCAACCTTTGCACTACATTGAAGCATGGTCACGATGTTTCGCGGTCCCCGCTGGAAAATTGCCGTCTATGGCCGCGATCATGGCGTGCCGCATTTCCACATCGAAGGCCCGGATTTCCGCTGCTCGGTGGCGATTGCATCGTTTGACGTGATCGTGGGCACCGTGTCGGCGGCGGTCTTGAAGGACGCATTGGAATGGGCGCGGCCTAATCAGGCTTTGCTCATGCAGACGTGGCAGGAGTTGAACGGATGAACATCACCGACAAGGCCCGCACCATTACCGCCGTGCGCGCGACCGGGCCGTCATCGCTGCATCTGTCCTGGTCGGAAGGGACGGCGGCTGATCTCGATCTTGGCGCGGTCCTCGCCGATCGCGCCTTTGCCGCGCTGCGCGATCCGGGCGAGTTCGCCAAGGTCGAAGTGGGCGATTGGGGTCATAGCCTGGCCTGGCCTTCGGGTGCGGAGCTGGGCGCGGACATGCTGTGGCTCGAAACGCTGTCGGCAACCGGGCATGGCGATGTGCGCGCCTTCCTCGAATGGCGGCTGCGCCATGCGCTGTCGCTGTCGAAGGCGGCCGATGCGCTTGGCGTCTCGCGCCGCATGGTCGCCTACTACTCCAACGGCGAAAAGAAGGTGCCGAAACCAATCTTGCTGGCGTGCCGGGGCTGGGAAGCCAGCAATGGGCTATACCGGGCCGCCTAACCGGACATGAGAGCGATCTTCATCCGCCACGGCGAAAACACCGGCAACGCCGGCGTGCCCTGCCACGATCTCGCGACGATCGCGCTGACGGAGCGCGGCCACGAACAGGCGCGCGCGGTCGCGGCGAGCTGGACGCAAGCGCCCGCGCTCATCGTCACCTCGCCCTATACCCGCACCCGGCAGACGGCCGCGCCGACGATCGCGCGCTTTCCAGGCGTGCCGGTGGAAGTGTGGCCGATCGAAGAGTTCACCTATTTGCAACCTGCGCGCTGGAACGGCACGCGCAGCGCCGAACGGATGCCGCACCTAGAACGCTATTGGCGCGAGGCCGATCCTGACTACTGCGACGGGGAAGGGGCGGAGAGTTTCAGCACCCTGTTACGGCGCTGCGAGGCGGCGCTAACGCGCCTCGCCGCCATGCCTGCGGGATCGCTGGCCTATGTGTTCGGGCATGGGCAGTTCATCCAGGCCGCGCGCGCGATCGTCGCCGACGCCCATCTGGACGATCGGGCCAAGATGCGCGCTTTCTGGCGCAAGGGCGAGCCGCCCGCGATCGGCAACGCGCAGCGGGTAGGGTTTCATTGGCAGGGCGACCGCTGGACCTGCGCGCCCGCGCTCGCCGCCTAGATGGCTCTGTTGCAAACTGTGATGACGGGCGCAGTTCGTCTCATGGCTGTTCGAGCGGTGCCCATTAGGCTGCTTCAAGTTCCATCCGTTTGCCGATGAGTTGAATGGCTTCGGTGAGGGCGCAAGCGCCGAGGCCGAAGGCACGCTCGACCAGCCGCGCCTCGCCGCAAATGTCGCGGGTGAGATTGAAGGCAGCTGCCTGTCCCTTGCGCAGGGCCCGCATCACCTCGAAGCCTTTGATCGTCGCATACGCCGTCTTCAGTGTCTTGAAACCCCGCACCGGCCGGATCAGCTGCTTCAGCTTGCCATGGTCAGCCTCAACGACGTTGTTCAGATACTTCACCTGGCGATGCTGGGTATCCTTGGGACATTTGCCTTCCGCTTTCAGTTCAGCAATGGCGGCGGTGTAGGTCGGCGCCTTATCGGTATTGATGATCTCGGGTTTCTCCCAGTCCTTCAACCCGCCCAGCGCCTTGCCCAGGAAACGCTTCGCAGCCTTCGTATTCCGCGTTGGCGAGAGATAAAAATCGATCGTGTTCCCGTCCTTGTCGACCGCGCGATACAGATACGTCCAGGCACCACGAACCTTGATATAGGTCTCATCGACCCGCCAACTCGTCGAGGCAGGGCGGCGCCATTGCCAGCGCAGCCGCTTCTCGATCTCCGGGGCGTATCTCTGAACCCAGCGGTAGATCGTGGAATGGTCAACATTCACGCCACGTTCGCCCATCATCTGCTCAAGATCCCGGTAGCTGATGCCATACCGGCAGTACCATCGCACCGCCCAAAGCACGATCTCACCCTCAAAATGCCGCCCTTTGAACCCTGACATCGCGCCACCCTCACTCTCGGCAAGACAGATCACCGAAAATCGGATCAGTTTGCAACAGAGCCGCTGCGATGTTTCTTGGCAGCCTCTCCGATCGGATCGGCCGTCGCAAGGTCCTGATCCCATCATTGATCTTCTTTTCTTTGGCATCGGGTGTGTCTGGTCTTGCTGGCGGCTTCATGAGCCTGCTGCTGATCCGCGGGGTCATGGGCGTGGCCGAAGGCGCCTTCTGCCCCACCAGCTTTGCTGCGGTCGCCGAAGCTTCCAAACCCTCGCGCATCGGCTTCAACCAAGGTCTGCAACAGAGCATGTTCGCCCTGTTCGGGCTCGGGTTCGGGCCTTTCATTGCCGCATGGCTACTGAGCTTCACGACGTGGCGCGGGGTGTTCCTGCTCGTCACCGTGCCTGGCCTTATTCTGAGCGCGTTGATCTGGATGTGCATTCGTGATCGCACGCCAGCTGCGACGCAGTCGGACAGCGTGTCCCATCGGCCCAGCGAGCCCAGCGCCTCGATCGGTCAGGTACTCAAAGTGCGTAACGTCCGCATCGGTATGCTGGGTCTGCTGTGCGCCATGTGCGGGATCTTCACCCTGGCTGCGTTCGCACCGCTCTACCTGACCGAACACCTGCATCTCGACGCATGGGCCGCTGCTTCGGCCGCTTCTGCTATCGGCTTCGGCGGCTTTGCCGGTCAGTGGATTCTTCCCACGCTCTCGGACATCTACGGCCGTCGCCCGATGGCGATCCTCGGCTTCCTCGGCGGCGCGATCTTCGTCTTCGCGTTCATCAACACCGGGGCGTCAATTCTGCCCCTGTTCGGCACCCTGTTCGGCGCTACCGTCTGCAGTTTCGGCCTTCTCTCGCTGATTTCTGGCCCAATCGCTGCGGAATCTGCGCCTCCAGGCATGGTCTCGACCGCTGCCGGCCTCATCATCGGCGTCGGCGAAGTCTTCGGTGGTGGCCTTGCTCTCGTCGTAGCCGGTTACCTGATCGCGACGTACGGCATCCAGTCGATGCTCTACCTGGCCCTTGGCGGACTGGCGATCGGCGTGCTGCTGATGTTCTTCCTGAAGGAGACCGCCCCGAGGAAGCTGGCGATCACGGATTAATCCATCAACTTTCCAGATACCCGTTTCAGGTATAGCGCGACGATCTGGGTGAGAGGTCAGCGACTATCAGGATGAGAACAGATTGTCGCGGCGGGTTCATGGTGCCGGGTTAGATTGTCGCTGGCAAGGGCGATTCTTCGCTCTGATTGTCGCTGATCGACATTTTCTCGATGGATTTGATTGTCGCGTATTTTGGGGTCCTTCCAGCCCCTGTCTGTCGCTGGAGGGCGGCCCTGCGACGATAGCTCTCGACATTCATCTCGAAGATGGTGGCGTGATGAACGAGACGGTCGACGGCCGCGAGCGTCATGGCGGGATCCGGGAAGACCCGGTTCCATTCGCCGAAGGGCTGGTTGGCCGTGATGAGCATGGATCGGCGCTCATAGCGTGCGCTGATCAACTCGAAGAGCACGGAGGTTTCAGCCTGATCCTTGGCGACATAGGCGAGGTCGTCCAGGATGAGCAGGTGGTATTTGTCGAGCTTGGCGATGGCGGATTCGAGCGCCAGTTCGCGGCGCGCGAGCTGAAGCTTCTGGACCAGCTCGGACGTGCGGGTGAACAGCACGCGCCAACCATTCTGGACAAGTTGCAGGCCGATGGCTGCCGCCAAGTGGCTCTTTCCTCCGCCCGGCGGGCCGAACAGGATGAGATTGGCGCCCTTTTCCAGCCATCCGTCGCCCGAGGTCATGGCCGTGACCTGCGCCCGCGAGACCATCGGCACGGCGTCGAAGGCGAAGCTGTCGAGCGTTTTGCCCGGTGGTAATCGTGCGTCGCTCAGATGACGTTCGATCCTACGCCGGTCACGTTCGGCCATTTCATGCTCGGTAAGTGCAGCGAGCAGTCGGGTGGCGGGCCAGCCCTCCTTGTCGGCACGTTCGGTAAACTCGGGCCAGATCACCTTGATGGCAGGAAGCCTCAACTCGTTGAGGATGAAGCTCAGGCGCTGGGCATCGACGTTATGGGCCTTGGTCATGCGGCCTCTCCCAGCAGCAGGGCATCGTAGTCGGTCAGGGGGCCAAGCTCGACCACCACCTCGGGCAGCGCGGCCGGATCGGGCGAGAAGCGCGTTCGCAACGCGGCGATGTCAGGCAGCCGGCCTTCGTCAAGGTCCTGGGCGAGAAGATCGGCAAGCTCGGCCTCGCAGGCCCGTTCATGGGCCATGGACAGCAACTCGACCATCTTACGGCAAGCGTCACGCTCGGACATGGCTTCGAGCAGCCGTTCGAACATGAGCCTGTACGCCTCGCGCGGGAACAACTGGTCGCGATAGGTCAGCTGCAGCAGGGCCATCGGCTTACGCCTGAGGCTATGGATCACGTGACGGTAATCCACCACATAGCCATGTTCGGTAGCGCTTTTCGGGCGACCGCGTGGCCGGGTCATGAGATAACTGCCGCCCAGGAACAGATCGAGCCGATCATCGTAGAGGCGCACACGCAGTCGATGCCCGATCAACCGTGACGGCACCGTGTAGAACACCTTGCGCAGAACGAAGGTGCTGGACGAGGTGACGGGAAGGATATGTTCCTCGTAGTCGCTGGTGCGACGATCAGGTAGCGGTTTGAGCGTTGCCCTTTCGGTGTCGATGCGGGCGGCACTGCGCCGGTTCTTTCGGGCAACGATCTCGTCGATGAACCTGCGATAGGCCGCGAGGTCCTCGAAGTCGGTCGATCCACGCATCGCCAGCGCATCCTCCACCGCCGCCTTGAGATGGCCGTGGGAGCTTTCGACGCTGCCATTCTCATGTGCGATGCCGCGGTTGTTGCGGGTCGGCGTCATGCCATAATGTTCGCACAAGGCGTCGTAGCGTGTGGTCAAGTCCGCACGGGCATCGGCATCAAGGTTGCGAAACGCGGCCGACAGACTGTCGCTGCGGTGTTCGCCCGGCGCGCCGCCCAGCATCCAAAGCGCGTTCTGCAGCCCCTCAGCCAATGCGACATAGCTCTCGCCGCCCAGGATGACATGGGCATGTTCGAAGCCTGACCACACCAGGCGGAAGTGGTAAAGCAGGTGATCGAGGGGCGCACCCGCGATCGTGACTTTGAGGCTCCTCATGTCGGTGAAGTCCGAAAGGCCCATTCGCCCCGGCTCATGAGTCTGGCGGAAGATCACTTCCTGTTCCGGGCCATGAACGGCCCGCCAGGCACGGATACGACGCTCCATCGTGCGGCGAACCCCAAAATCGAGATCGGGATGGCGACGGCGCATCTCCTCGAAGATCGCCACCGCCCGCAAGCCAGGTGCCGCCTTCAGCATTGGTACGATCTCGCTCTCGAAGATCGATTCCAACGGATCAGGTCGCCGTCGGCCGCGGGGCGCTTTACGGTGTGAAGGAAGCACCGGATCGCTCGCGATCCGGTAGCCCGTCGCGGTGCTGAACCCGGCCTTCGCCGCAGCCACCGGGACCGGGTTGGTCTGTCGCAATTTCATGAAAAGCCTCATTTGATGATCGTTGACTTGGCAACCCGGCACTCACGGCATCTCCCTCCAATCTGGATATGCCAATGAATATTGGGTCGGCCCCGACGATCTGCGGCTCCTCCATTAAAGGGCCATCGGTTGTTGGGGTCTCGGCTACGGGCTTCGGGCTACGCCCTCCGCCCTTCACCGACACCCCAACAACCGATTCTCATCTTGATTGTCGCTACGCTCGCATCCTGTCAGTCGCCGCGCATTTCAGGGGAGTGGATGTCTCCGCTCCCCTTTCTCGTGAACGATTGGCGGGCCGTCGATTGGGTTTTTCAGGCGATAGTTTGGCTTACTGGTTTCCGGTCCCCACCCTGACTGCCCCAGCGACCGTCAGGACCGTCAGGCCATACCGTTAGTCGAGATCGAGCACGAGGACACCGATCCTATGGGCTACGCGAACAACGCCACCTCATCTGATCCGGGCTCACGCCCTGGGCAGCGAAGTCCTGGCAATTGCACGTCTTGAGACGATCGCAGGTTCACGGGTATGGTACGTCACGATCATTCGTCGAGGCGGAGGCGTGATTGCGACTGTATGGGCGAGTGCGCTGCCTCTGCGCTATAGCGCAAAGATCCGCATGATTGGCACGTGAGGTAGCCCAGACGTTCTTCGGCCTGCCCGTTACCCCGAAAGGTGAGCCTGGCGGCCCAGTGACGATGCTGCTCTGGTCAGTGCAGGCAGTATGGTCTTTTCCAGGTCCTGGAGGCTGCGCTCCAGCGCATTGGTACCGACGTTCAGG
Proteins encoded in this region:
- a CDS encoding type II toxin-antitoxin system RelB/DinJ family antitoxin, whose product is MAATAFVRARIDETLKDEAAAVLAELGLTVSDVVRMTLTRVAKDHALPFELKVPNAETRAAIESSRATMKARRARFTDPKELFDALDQEARQQ
- a CDS encoding helix-turn-helix domain-containing protein, producing the protein MNADDMKVETFACVFDAIADTPEEATELRTRADLMRGITARVKSWDVPLGEAAKRLGLTPPRLNDLLRGKFNRFSLDDLMTAATAAGIAPPAPRKSSWDDLRGIVKGNGARFTIEEINDAIAEAGAAAGMAGMNDHDGD
- a CDS encoding GNAT family N-acetyltransferase — encoded protein: MSEKLRLQEPIRSPLETPRLITPLPYRSGTSFLAWAIVNNNQPVPDVFSKMTKIAASGRLGQNAMMMTGAPIKLTQADAADVADLYNRCSDYFLLQDGAAPTLDDARELFSDVPPEKSAHNQAVLGWKGPGGLYAIAAILRDYPRDGTWYLGFMIVDAAQRGRGVGRSIYSTVESWAAARGATEIRLAVLEANEAAERFWRSLGFIEYRRVGPDTFKMRSHRRIELSRRLSGATVEGSNK
- a CDS encoding type II toxin-antitoxin system YafQ family toxin, producing MPSTKKPASSKRASFPREASYEKRFVKDWERLSRSGRYNMNQLKEAMMLLIANDAPLGPEWLDHALKGDWSDHRECHIGGDFLLIYTIEGNLVNFVRAGTHSELFE
- a CDS encoding replication initiator protein A is translated as MTIDPSPSLFDAPIAAPVSAVDGDDRTPLLPVRHPNQDLFICDVLDAIPKDDMASMEHPVFSLSTKPDNRTRRYEHNGNVIEIIPSGKGLATIHDKDILIYCISQLVAKMNQGEQPSRTVRLQAYDMLVATNRQTSGEGYRLMADALTRLRGTTVRTNIQTGGVEETRIFGLIEEAKITRKTFDGRMLDLEITLSDWVYRSVISKNVLTLHRDYFRLRKPFERRMYELARKHCGVKDEWKIGLELLQKKCGSNSPLRVFRALVKKVCEHDADHGHFPDYAVTMDDDVILFRNRSGLKSKPDPVASAGDDAPYIDPETMHDAKTAAPGYDVYALYDEWVSWWHDMGKPELKSPAGAFLGFCKKRHERKPLR
- a CDS encoding ribbon-helix-helix domain-containing protein; this translates as MSRKGSLLALRDRDAAPAPAMVEPEGRAAAPIARGTGAGSGSGSSSNPVAPSRQGKKAMTGYFSPEMSFAMHMTARKHGMSLQDAMAEAFNDWLRKMGESPVGK
- a CDS encoding SprT-like domain-containing protein; translated protein: MEQDNRESWLNRVAAGMAPLFAALDAPLPARIRVAIGFTSSGRKGKAIGECWDNRLSADGHFEIFIRPDLAHAPDAMPAQIAAILAHELVHAAVGIPAGHGKAFKRIALGLGLVGPMRATTPGEAFLAAVAPILDAVGPLPHARLDTDGESTAPKKQKTRMLKCECATCGYTVRTARKWLELAGAPLCPIEDHGRMEHEPLDDGSEDEGGDDG
- a CDS encoding DUF2442 domain-containing protein, with product MNITDKARTITAVRATGPSSLHLSWSEGTAADLDLGAVLADRAFAALRDPGEFAKVEVGDWGHSLAWPSGAELGADMLWLETLSATGHGDVRAFLEWRLRHALSLSKAADALGVSRRMVAYYSNGEKKVPKPILLACRGWEASNGLYRAA
- the parA gene encoding ParA family partition ATPase, whose product is MPTIAIISQKGGAGKTTLALHLAAAAEDSGHTALVIDVDPQATASQWAAWRQDAPPVVIDSAPPRLAAKIEQATGQGAAFIVIDTPPHADSAASAAVEAADLVLIPCRPSAFDLAAIKTTASLVKMRGKPAFVIFTAGSPTAPRMYDEAAQLVQDYGLDACPHHIADRAAFRHAAAEGKTAMEIEPSGKAADEVRQLYKWTCEHVNMQASRKRRANA
- a CDS encoding helix-turn-helix domain-containing protein — protein: MRQESGLSQAGFARLLWAHKRTVQRWEAGTMRPTGAALALLTLVKRRGIQILT
- a CDS encoding DUF4160 domain-containing protein, encoding MVTMFRGPRWKIAVYGRDHGVPHFHIEGPDFRCSVAIASFDVIVGTVSAAVLKDALEWARPNQALLMQTWQELNG